The DNA window TCAACGCTTTCCGTTTTACGGAATTTAATCAAGTCAAAGTGGTCATTCTCGGCCAAGACCCGTACCACGGGCCCAATCAGGCACATGGCCTGTGCTTTTCTGTTCTTCCTGGAATCAAGCCGCCGCCATCTTTGGTTAATATGTACAAAGAGTTGGCACAAGATATCGAAGGCTTTCAGATACCAGCACACGGTTTTTTACAGAGTTGGGCAGAGCAAGGTGTCCTGCTGTTGAATACGGTTTTGACCGTAGAGAAAGGGAAAGCGCACTCGCATGCAACCAGCGGGTGGGAAGTGTTTACCGACCGGGTCATCGAGGCGATCAACCAGCATCAGCAAGGCGTGGTTTTCTTACTTTGGGGTTCGCATGCGCAAAAAAAGGGCCGCTTCATTGATAGAAACAAGCACTATGTGCTCTCGGCCCCGCATCCCTCTCCGCTTTCTGCGCACCGGGGATTTTTAGGTTGCCGCCATTTTTCTCAAACGAATCAGTTGCTTTCTCAACAAGGAAAAACGCCAATCCACTGGCATTTACCGATGATGGTTTAAATGGTGCTTTTTTGAGCAAGGTCTAAACCGAAACCATTTATCTCTTATACACTTAGTAGCAGAAATGAAGTGTTAAGGAGAAGCACTATGATGATCGAACGGATAAGGCGTGAGCATAGCTACATTGTGCGTTTGTTGGCTATCTTACGTCAGAAAGTGGAACAACTGAAAAACGAGCAACCGATCAACTACAGTTTGGTGGCAGAAATTGTTGACTATCTCTCTGCACATGCGGAAAAAGTGCATCACCCCAAAGAGGACATTCTTTATCGACACTATTTGCAGCATTATGGGGCGCAGCGGACAATAGAAAATCTAGAGCAAGAGCATATCTCGCTGGCAAAAGAGACGGCAAAGTTTGCTGAGATAGTGCAGATGATCCTCAGCGATGCCGTCGTGCCACATGAGGTTTTCCTGGAGCATCTTGAAGCGTTTATCACTTCTCAGCGTCGCCACTTAGATATTGAAGAGCGTTTAGTGTTGCCGTTAATTGCAGAGTCTTTCACCACTCAGGATTGGCAAATGGTCGAATCACAATGGTTGATCAACGAAGATGACCCAGTGTTTGGCAAAACCATTGCGGACCACTACCAGCAGTTGGCAGAGCGGGTCAAACAGAGTGACAGGGAATGGGCTTAGCGGAGATGAGTCGTCTTCGGACTGCGTAATAAAAAGAGAAATGGCACCTTGAGGTGCCATTTCAGTATTCGTTAGAGTTTAATGTCTTCCAGTGAATAATCGTGACAAAGGTCCATGTCTCGAAGCTCTTTCAGAAGATTGCGGCGATCCATCATCGCCTCAATTTCACGCCATTTTCTTTTTACTGGTTTTGACCGGGTTTTGGTGGTACCAGTCGTTTCAAAATCCAGTAAGTCATCTAGTTCAAAGCCGTCCATAAGCTACCTCACGTAAATAACCAGCGCTTGTGCAGTCACTAAGTACCACAGTTTCTCCGAGATTAGCCACGATATATTTCGCATTTGTGTCGGGAACATGAAATTTTCGCTTGGAACTGAATACAACATCACATTTCGCTGAGTTCAATATGGTTGAAAAGTGAGCATTCGCATCAACGAAAACGTTTAAATGAAAAAAAATTGAATGTTAAAGGGGTGTGTATTTAAACCGTATGCCGATACAGATAGACGTTTAAAAGATGGGCTGTTTCCAAATGTAACAAGTATCAGGTTCTGCCCGCAACTGAGAAAGCGCTCAATGGCTTCGGATCATAGATAGGGTAAGGACTGCTGAGTAAATTGAAGTGAAAAAGAATGATTATAATTTGATGTAAATACATTGTGCAGTAAATGTAACCACTTTTCATTGCTTGCGCTGTTTTTTATGTTAACAAAAAGTATATTTACAGTGAAAAATACAACAAAAATGCATTATGGTGCATATTGATTTTTGTTTTTCCAAGCTGCATTATCCGCTGCGTCAAAAAACGTTGGTACGTAAAAAGGATGCATGAAGCGACATTTACGATTCTGGATTGCCAATCTAAAACGAATAAGACCAAGCTAATTTGACACTTGGTATCGCAATCTGGTGGATGGCTGGGACGCACGGACCGACGCAACTCAATTTGAGGTATGTATGACAGACTTGATTAATTTGATGAATGACCTGCTATGGGGGTCTATTCTGGTTTACCTGCTCGTCGGGGTGGGGATCTACTTCACTATCCGCCTTGGGTTTATCCAATTCCGCCATTTTGGCCACATGTTTTCCGTATTGAAGAACAGCCGCAAAGCTGACCAAGCTGGTATCTCTTCTTTTCAGGCACTTTGTACTAGCTTAGCTGCGCGCGTTGGTACTGGAAACATGGCAGGGGTTGCCGTTGCCCTTACTGCGGGTGGTCCGGGTGCGATTTTCTGGATGTGGTTGATCGCCATGTTAGGTATGGCAACCTCGTTTGCTGAAAGTACGCTGGCGCAGCTTTACAAAACCAAAGATGACGACGGCAACTACCGCGGCGGCCCTGCTTACTACATGGAAAAAGGCCTTGGCATGCGCTGGATGGGCGTATTGTTCTCGGTCTTTTTGATCATCGCTTTTGGTCTGGTGTTCAACGCAGTGCAAGCCAACTCAATTGCCGGTGCGATGCAAAACGCCTTCGGTTGGGAAGATAAGTACGTTGGCGGTGCGATCATGGTGCTGGCGGGCGTGATTATCTTCGGTGGTATCAAGCGTATCGCGCGCACCGCAGAGCTGATTGTGCCTGTGATGGCGCTGGCTTACTTGGCATTGGCGCTGTTTGTGATGTTTAGCAACCTCGACAAACTGCCAGCGGTGTTGGCATTGATCTTCAAGAGCGCGTTCGGCTTACAAGAAGCTGCGGCTGGTGGCCTTGGCTATGCCATCGCCCAAGCGATGATCAACGGGATTAAACGTGGCCTGTTCTCCAACGAAGCGGGTATGGGTTCGGCACCGAATGCGGCAGCCTCTGCAACGCCGTATCCACCACATCCCGCTTCGCAAGGTTATGTGCAGATGCTGGGTGTGTTTATGGACACTATCGTGATCTGTTCTGCCACGGTTTCCATCATCTTGATGTCTGGTGAATACGTGCCTCACGGAGAAGTTACTGGTATTGAACTGACTCAGGTAGCCCTTAGTTCACAAGTGGGGGATTGGGGCGGCATCTTTGTCGCGGTCGCGATTTTCTTCTTCGCCTTCACCTCGATCATTGCCAACTACTCGTACGCGGAAACCAACTTAGTCTTTCTTGAGCACAACCACAAAGCGGGCTTGAATCTATTCCGTATCGTGGTGCTGGGCTTGGTCGGTTACGGCGCGGTGGCACCACTGCCATTCGTGTGGGCGCTGGCAGATGTATCGATGGGTTTGATGGCGATTGTCAACTTGGTCGCGATTTTGCTGCTCTCTGGCATCGTGATCAAACTGGCGAAAGACTACAACCGTCAGTTAAAAGAGGGCAAATTGCCCACCTTTAATGCCGACGATTTCCCAGAGCTCAAATCTCAGCTTGAAGAAGGTATTTGGGATAACAAAAACAAGTAATCGCTCTTTGCTATTAGTGTGATTGTAAAAGCCATGCAGACATTGCATGGCTTTTTTTGTACCCTAGTGAAAAACAAAATTAGGAAGTCATCGTCATGCTTATTGTTGTTTCTCCAGCCAAAACTCTGGATTACGAATCGCCACTCGCGACGCAAAAGTTTACCCAACCGGAATTGGTCGATTATTCCAAACAGTTGATTGAAGTTTGCCGCCGATTGACGCCGGCCGATGTCGCTTCACTGATGAAAGTGAGCGATAAAATCGCCGATCTCAACGTCGGTCGTTTCCAAGATTGGAGCGAAACCTTCACCCCTGAAAATGCGCGCCAAGCGATTCTGGCTTTCAAAGGCGATGTTTATACTGGGCTGGAAGCCGAAACGTTTACTGAGGCCGATTTTGACTACGCACAGCAGCATTTGCGCATGCTTTCCGGTTTGTATGGTCTGCTGAAGCCGCTCGATTTGATGCAGCCGTATCGTCTAGAAATGGGCACTAAGTTGGCCAATCCGAAAGGCAGCAATCTTTACCAGTTTTGGGGCAATGTGATCACCGACAAACTCAATGAGGCGATTGCCGAGCAAGGCGACAATGTGCTGATTAATCTTGCCTCGAACGAATACTTTAAAGCGGTGAAGCCGAAGAATCTGCACGCTCAGGTGGTGACGCCGATTTTCAAAGACAGCAAAAATGGCCAGTACAAAGTCATCAGCTTCTTTGCCAAGAAAGCGCGTGGCATGATGGCGCGTTACATCATTGAAAATCGAATCCGCAGTGTGGCCGATCTTACTCAGTTTGACACCGCGGGTTATTACTTTGTGGAAGAAGAGTCCACGCCAACGGAATTGGTGTTTAAGCGCGAAGAGCAGCACTAATTCAGTTGTTGAAAAAAAGAAGGGTTGGCACTTGGCCAACCCTTCTTTTTTATCGCGTGGTTACTTTTTCTTTTTCATACTTTTCTTTTTGCTGACGGCTTTTTTATCGTCTTTTTTCTTTTTCTTCTTAAACACCGGTTTTTTGTGTTGTGGACGCAGCTCTTTGACAAAGCGCTCTTTGATCTCTTCTTTGACGTAGCGAGCGACGCGGTCAAGCATCGGTTGGTCATGCGCTTCAACGATGGAGATGGCGTTGCCTTTTTTACCGGCACGCGCAGTACGGCCAATTCGGTGCAGATACACATCGGCGCTGCGTGGCATGTCAAAGTTCACCACGTGAGAAACATCAGGTAAATCGATGCCGCGTGCCGCTACATCGGTTGCAAGTAGCACGTTAACACTGCCATCGCGAAAACGTGCAATCGCATTGTTGCGGCGATCTTGTGGCATCTCCCCTTGGATCCAAGAACACGGGATCTGAGCGCTTTCCAGCTGTGCTCGCAGGTCGGCCAAACGCTCGCGTGTTTTCAAGAAGACAATAGTGCGTTCCGCTTGCTCGGTAAGAATGTTTTTCAGCAGCGCCAGTTTGTGGTCCATGCTGTCGGCGCGGTAGTACCACTGGGTGATTTTCTTGCGCTCGCGACGAGAAGGCTCGGCATCAATGTCGGCGGGATCTTTGAGGAGATCTGCGGTGAAGCCTTCCACGCCCTTACCTTCCAAGGTGGCAGAAAAGAGCATGCTCTGTTTACGCCAGCGACATTCGTTCGATAGGCGGTCCACGGTCGGGGCAAAGCCCATATCCAGCATGCGATCCGCTTCATCAAGGATCAGCCACTCAATCGCTCGGCAGTCGAAACGCTCGGCTTGAATGTACTCCATCAAGCGGCCAGGCGTGGCGACGACGATATCCTGCGTTGTGGAGAGGATATCGGCATGCTCTTGATACTGAACGCCACCAGTGATGGTAAAGATATTGAGTTTGGTGTACTTCGCCAGTGCGCGCGCTTGGTCAGCGACCTGCATCGCCAGTTTCGCGTGTTGGCGTTAAAATCAAAATACGGGCAGGCCCCGGTTTGCGACGCGGGAAGTCAATCAGATATTGCAGCGCTGGCAGTACGAAGGCCGCCGTTTTTCCGGTACCGGTGGGCGCGCAGGCCAGAATATCTCGGCCGTCCAGAGCTTGTGGGATCGCTTCGGCCTGAATTTGCGTTGGACGCTCAAAGCCAAGTTCATCAATGGCAGCCAACAGGTTGGGGTCAAGATCCAGTTCAGCAAAAGTTCTGATCACAGTAGGGTCTCCACAAGCTCGGTTAACTCACAGGTTAACAGAGCAGCAACAATTAAAAGGGGACATATTATAGAGTGTTCGGTGATTAGGATCACATGTTATTTCTACATCTTGAGATAAAAGTCTTGCGTTAGGGCGACAAACTCGGCGCTGTAGCCGTTTGCCTCTCGAATGGTCAAGCTTTGCTCTTGTACCGCTGTCGCTTGCAATCTCAGCTCGAACAGTAGCCGTGAGGCGGGTTTTTGCTCACTAGGATGCACTCGGCACAGACGGCTAAGGTGCCAGCCTTGCGTTTGTGCCAGTTGGATGAAGGCAGCTCCTTCGACATCGGGTAACACAAAGCTAGCTCGCCCATCTTGGTTGAGCAGCGCTTTGGTGCGCGCAAGCAGATCCCTGTGACTTAAGCTGTCTGTGTGCCTCGCCGTGGCACGTTGCTGCATTTTGGCCTGCTCTCCGCTGTTGAAATAGGGCGGGTTGCAGATGATGGCGTCAAAACGCGTCCCCAGATTGAGGGTCAGCACATCGCCTTGCTGCACCTCCAGTCGATCTCGCCATGGGCTTTGTGCAAAGTTATCTCTGGCCGCTTCAATAGCATGCGCATCGATATCGACCGCCGTGATGCGTAGCGTTGGAAAACGCTGTGCAGACATCAGGCTTAAAAGCCCAGTGCCTGTGCCAAT is part of the Vibrio cidicii genome and encodes:
- the ung gene encoding uracil-DNA glycosylase — protein: MTWHDVIGAEKQQAYFQQTLSFVDAERQAGKVIYPPAKDVFNAFRFTEFNQVKVVILGQDPYHGPNQAHGLCFSVLPGIKPPPSLVNMYKELAQDIEGFQIPAHGFLQSWAEQGVLLLNTVLTVEKGKAHSHATSGWEVFTDRVIEAINQHQQGVVFLLWGSHAQKKGRFIDRNKHYVLSAPHPSPLSAHRGFLGCRHFSQTNQLLSQQGKTPIHWHLPMMV
- a CDS encoding hemerythrin domain-containing protein; translation: MMIERIRREHSYIVRLLAILRQKVEQLKNEQPINYSLVAEIVDYLSAHAEKVHHPKEDILYRHYLQHYGAQRTIENLEQEHISLAKETAKFAEIVQMILSDAVVPHEVFLEHLEAFITSQRRHLDIEERLVLPLIAESFTTQDWQMVESQWLINEDDPVFGKTIADHYQQLAERVKQSDREWA
- a CDS encoding DUF3545 family protein, which gives rise to MDGFELDDLLDFETTGTTKTRSKPVKRKWREIEAMMDRRNLLKELRDMDLCHDYSLEDIKL
- a CDS encoding sodium:alanine symporter family protein — its product is MTDLINLMNDLLWGSILVYLLVGVGIYFTIRLGFIQFRHFGHMFSVLKNSRKADQAGISSFQALCTSLAARVGTGNMAGVAVALTAGGPGAIFWMWLIAMLGMATSFAESTLAQLYKTKDDDGNYRGGPAYYMEKGLGMRWMGVLFSVFLIIAFGLVFNAVQANSIAGAMQNAFGWEDKYVGGAIMVLAGVIIFGGIKRIARTAELIVPVMALAYLALALFVMFSNLDKLPAVLALIFKSAFGLQEAAAGGLGYAIAQAMINGIKRGLFSNEAGMGSAPNAAASATPYPPHPASQGYVQMLGVFMDTIVICSATVSIILMSGEYVPHGEVTGIELTQVALSSQVGDWGGIFVAVAIFFFAFTSIIANYSYAETNLVFLEHNHKAGLNLFRIVVLGLVGYGAVAPLPFVWALADVSMGLMAIVNLVAILLLSGIVIKLAKDYNRQLKEGKLPTFNADDFPELKSQLEEGIWDNKNK
- the yaaA gene encoding peroxide stress protein YaaA; this encodes MLIVVSPAKTLDYESPLATQKFTQPELVDYSKQLIEVCRRLTPADVASLMKVSDKIADLNVGRFQDWSETFTPENARQAILAFKGDVYTGLEAETFTEADFDYAQQHLRMLSGLYGLLKPLDLMQPYRLEMGTKLANPKGSNLYQFWGNVITDKLNEAIAEQGDNVLINLASNEYFKAVKPKNLHAQVVTPIFKDSKNGQYKVISFFAKKARGMMARYIIENRIRSVADLTQFDTAGYYFVEEESTPTELVFKREEQH
- a CDS encoding tRNA1(Val) (adenine(37)-N6)-methyltransferase; the protein is MKSGTLKTKGFNFKQFSIADSHSGMPVSTDGVLLGAWSDFSCANNLLDIGTGTGLLSLMSAQRFPTLRITAVDIDAHAIEAARDNFAQSPWRDRLEVQQGDVLTLNLGTRFDAIICNPPYFNSGEQAKMQQRATARHTDSLSHRDLLARTKALLNQDGRASFVLPDVEGAAFIQLAQTQGWHLSRLCRVHPSEQKPASRLLFELRLQATAVQEQSLTIREANGYSAEFVALTQDFYLKM